A section of the Pseudorasbora parva isolate DD20220531a chromosome 2, ASM2467924v1, whole genome shotgun sequence genome encodes:
- the LOC137039981 gene encoding uncharacterized protein, whose translation MHWLPLVAMVIASALPFPQNPVPRLVAATIEPGRKDSNSTSVLTAETIMPTDPSVDNDSHDAVSHNNYRTHDVALHRTVDEQSTFTHEEDHISKGSANQENILVKDIVFNKEKQDYAGGGRTTGADASRSHDHKEYKLEKAGSPSNNILKDYQPKHSPFHEESSIEAETFLDRNARSKLNDGPLEGPKVTVESSPVQEHLDGSTIEKELAQTNGGFGMDILGLREDQLLLLDAHPRVLFSPALSPPKHPPLLLMLELGLLTDDVEDEESHTMDVTTPGHGGDKEAYRNLLLGLSDSDGHVPRVRRKRQVSLSPERSVCEAESRWVTTRKTAVDHRSNTVNILQDIQTQTGPLNQYFYETKCKKPLQQGNGERQGVEGAGCLGVDKKHWMSRCETKQSYVRALTSDKNMRIGWRWIRIDSSCVCVLLTRGTYNAERKSERARERESKRYR comes from the coding sequence ATGCACTGGCTTCCCCTGGTTGCCATGGTGATCGCCTCGGCCCTGCCTTTCCCTCAAAATCCTGTTCCCAGGCTTGTTGCCGCGACGATAGAGCCTGGCAGAAAGGACAGCAACAGCACCAGTGTCCTGACAGCTGAGACCATCATGCCAACCGATCCATCAGTGGACAACGACTCCCATGATGCTGTTTCTCACAACAACTACAGAACACATGACGTAGCTCTTCACAGAACAGTTGACGAGCAGAGCACGTTTACTCATGAGGAGGACCATATATCCAAGGGTAGTGCAAACCAAGAGAATATTTTAGTAAAAGACATTGTTTTCAATAAAGAAAAACAGGACTATGCAGGTGGAGGTAGGACTACCGGAGCAGATGCCTCCAGGTCGCATGATCATAAGGAATACAAATTAGAAAAAGCCGGTTCCCCAAGCAACAACATTCTCAAGGACTATCAGCCTAAACATAGCCCGTTTCATGAAGAAAGCAGTATTGAGGCAGAAACTTTTCTTGACAGGAATGCAAGAAGTAAACTGAACGACGGGCCTCTTGAAGGTCCTAAGGTCACTGTGGAGAGCTCTCCAGTGCAGGaacatctggatgggagcacAATTGAAAAAGAGTTGGCACAGACAAATGGAGGGTTTGGAATGGACATCCTAGGCCTACGAGAAGATCAGCTGCTTTTGCTGGATGCTCATCCCCGGGTACTCTTCTCCCCAGCTCTTTCCCCACCAAAACACCCACCTCTGCTCCTAATGCTGGAGTTGGGTTTGCTGACAGATGATGTTGAGGACGAGGAAAGCCACACAATGGATGTTACCACACCCGGTCACGGAGGTGACAAAGAGGCATACAGGAACTTACTATTGGGTCTCTCTGATTCAGACGGCCATGTTCCAAGGGTCCGCCGCAAACGTCAGGTCAGCCTCAGTCCCGAGCGCTCCGTATGCGAGGCCGAAAGTAGGTGGGTGACAACCAGGAAGACGGCGGTGGACCACCGGAGCAACACCGTCAATATTCTGCAAGATATCCAGACCCAGACTGGGCCACTGAACCAGTACTTCTACGAAACCAAGTGCAAGAAGCCCCTTCAGCAAGGGAACGGTGAAAGGCAGGGGGTGGAGGGGGCGGGTTGCTTGGGGGTGGATAAGAAACACTGGATGAGCAGGTGCGAAACCAAACAGTCATACGTACGTGCGCTCACCTCAGATAAAAACATGAGGATAGGCTGGAGGTGGATCCGTATTGACTCCTCCTGCGTTTGCGTTTTGCTCACAAGAGGAACGTACAATGCTGAGCGGAAGTCCGAGAGGGCAAGAGAGCGAGAAAGCAAAAGGTACAGATAG